The genomic interval acttttgtatttttattgatcttcctccctaattttctgagaaacttgatttcttgttttcacAAGCTCTAATTTATGATAGTCGAACTGGCATAAAAGTTTTtacctttatatatatatatatatatatatatagactcaaacattttacactTATCGCAGTAAGTGTACAATTTAATCTATGTTACTTATGAATTTAGTTCtcctttttgaaaatgttcagcaAATATCCTTCATACAAAAGCGCACAAGCGGAATGCGTTCCCACTTTCAgcagaaatttgttttatattagcAAGTTCTTCGTCCAAGTGGAATGCAGCCATTGTTTTCACACCCTCCCCTTCccatctgagaaaaaaagctcttctttttctcttccttgGCTGTTACAGTGTGTAATGCagctctattttttttctcattatgaaaaacaagcaggaagcaaaacagaaacaatgaatCTCCCACAAGGTCAAATGGGGGTGCTTTCCTCAAGTACTGCACTGACTCATTTCGTCTCTCACCATTATAAATTCATCAGcctgaaaccaaaaaaattaaaccaacattattttatttttacctctttgTTAAACtatttgcttgtgttttgaAAAGCTGAACTTCAACGCCTAGTTGAATAAAAACGACTGAGAGAAGGTCTTCAGAATTGGTCAGGCTATTTTTTTTACGAGTAAGAACTCTGCACAGTTCTGATCTGCTCTAAAAGCACACAGTCAGCCTAAATATATACACATCTTCTTCCCTCCTCCAGCTTTAAATCATTCTTATCTCTCACATTTAGGGATGTAACATCACTTCCTGTAGTTTACTTGTGTGCCGACAAACTTTTGCTGAAAAGATTTCCTCTACCTCAACATCACATACAAAAACACAGGTCACTGAAGGAACAAACGTCCTAGACAAAGAGTGCACATACTGTTACTGCACTGTCACTGTTTCCTGCCATGAAAAAAGTAAGTGTTGGATCATGCAAAGGTGTGAAAACGTTGCCATAAGCAAAGAgcataaaatgataaaatcccATTACACTTAGAACTTGCCAATTTACTATATCTTTCTGCTTTAACTCAGTTAATTATTTACAACGGTCGTTAGTTTAACTTTATTATTGGTGCTATAAACATAATCTAAAAATGCAGCATGTAAAAAGAGATATTTAATAATCTCTGTTGGCATTAAACAGCCAACTTTATATATAGATACCAATGTGTCCTGAAAGTTACAATATGAGAAGAAATAGTAAAAGGCatgataaaatgttaattaattaataaaagcCTTAAGTGTTTTGACAGGCCTTGATTTGTGTTCTTTATTTAGGCTTTCCTACCTACTAAAAAATGCGTGtataattttttgaaaaaacacaataaaatcgATGTGGACTAATGAACCCCAGACCTTAACATCAGTAATTTCTCGGATAATTTCAGTGTCTTTTAGATATCTAAGTTAAAGTACTTACTGTAAATTACCAAGAAATATTTGTATAGTGTTTGTGCTTGTGTTATGTCCTAAAGACTACAAGTGAACTGAGCTTTTTAAAACCCTGGATGCTATATTTCTCagtattttaactattttttatttccttagcgaaaatgttaaaaataagttGTCTGACGGGCCACACTGGCCTCAACAGTcttgaattttaataatcactgaatcaacaacaaaaaaaaaactataaacataaaaagtttttatttgggCCAGTAGTAAATAAATCCACATTAGCACAGCCATTCCACTCCTTGTAACAATGCCTGTTATATTTACCACAAATATTACTGTGGCTGCAGatgggctaaaaaaaaaagaagcaaaatcttATTTATGAATTAGTATGATATACTTCAACCCTGAAATCTGTATTCTGAATAAAGGGACATATTTGAAGGTTCACATTATTAGGCTCCCAAACAAAGAGAGCACACAGATTACTCTGTCTGGCAGAGAGTGGCTGATTTTAAACCCCATAAATGGACATGTAAACTAGATTTTAGCGCCTCTACAACAGTactgttgtaaaataaacatcacaCTACAGGAAAAGTCTAGTTTCACGCCACCTTGAGTCTTCACTCTAGCGGATGATTTCAGTACATTTCTGTCAAGCGTTGTTGTCGACTTAAGAAGATCCCAGACGCAGATGTTTGGGAGGCTGGAGAGTGATTCCTGCTCACTCTCAGCTCTGTCTGATGTACGACCTGGATATGACGGATCTGCCTAATCCGAGCCAATGTTATTAATACGAGGCATTAACTCTCAGCATTGACAATGTTTTCCATTAGACAACAGTCTTCACTTCTTTATAACCATTGCTACCTATCTGAAAAGACAGATGTTCACTTTAATATTTGGgcatacatatataaatattatcCCAATACTTTTAAGCTTAGCTAGCTTTACCGTTAGCAGCGAATGGCTAACAATACTATTAGCATATAAAAACTATCTGAAGCCATAAGATACAGTTATTTTTCCTTgctatttttaaagtattcttACAGGAGTGGATTTATGCATTAACACCTACAGGTGACATTATTCTCAAGTGTCTCCTCAGTGAACAAGAACAGTGGCATCAACAGCAAACTACCAAGATGTTAACGTTAGCTATCCGCCATTTTACAACTTACCTCGTTTTAATTCAAAGACGTACAGAAACCAAATAAGTAAAACGTTGCGGGCTTTGTacattgattgttttcattaatttccaAAACAAGCTGTCACTTTCTACCTCTCTAaatttttgggttatttttcaGCTAGCGTAAAGGAGCCCCTTGGTGGCTAACATAGCAAGGTACACTGTGTATTTTGTCGTTGTTCATGCAGCGTACAACGACACCTCTTGGTGGCATGGTGTACTGCAGGTAAGAATTCACACATGACACTGAAACATACAACTGTACGGTGAATTAGGCatttagatgaaaaatattaactttcATCAAAGtttgattgtttgtttgtgttccttgtagttgttttgtttgtttgtttttctttattgcggaattaattagaaaattacttgaaaataaatgcatacagAGGCTACCCTGCTGTATTAGTAGACTTCTTAGAATAACTCTTagtacttttttcttctttcttctttgtctttttttgtttttgttttatatgttttcactttaatgtattataaaatatctttaatgACCTAAGGAAGAAAGAGGATAATTGGtgttcaattttaaaaagtcaacgTTTCAAAACTGTGGCATACATTTCATTTAGCACCCCCATTTTGTTGGACCCCTTTCTGCTCCAAACAGCAGGTAAGTCGATAAACCTTTGAGGAACTTCATGAGattttatctctctttttttttttttgctccaattCATAATTACCAAATGACATAAAATAGTCCCAGTCTGCTAAGCaatagtagaagaagaagtagattttattttggggtagTAGAGTAAAGGGAGAAGATTGTCAATGTGCAtcacacttctcagatttttatttgtgacatctttttttatcattctcTGTCCACATCAAAATTATGTTTAGCTCAAATAAAAGTCTTTGACATTTGTGGCAGTAACGTGAACTACCTTTATCCAGCAAACCATTTTGGAGAAATGTATCTAACTACCATGAAAAAGCTCACATTGAAGCTTATCGTGGAGAACTCCAGTGGACTTCACAAATAAACAGgatatttcagaaataattcTTCCGTTAATATCAATCATCTGGCTTTCTCCCGACACGTGAGAAGTGTTTCCAGTTGCTTAAAAATTACCAAGGGTTCTTCTGTGACCTTGTCATACACTTCGCTCTTAGAATGATACTTTAAGGTTAACCACCACAAAGGAAGGTAATAGTGGTCTTGGTTTCCTCATTTTGTAGTCATTTTGCAACTGTTTCGAGatgattatttaacattttcccaTGCAATTAACAACTTTATTTCTGAATGTCTTCAAAACCCCCCTTTTCCTTTTACGTACTGGGGGGTTTTTTGTCCcaagaaaaacctttttgaataaGTCTGTCCCTCTATTTttctgaagtaaataaataaattagaaaatagtaaaatatatcAGCTTCATATGATTTGTTGACTTGTGTAGCCTGTACAAGAGGGACCCAAGCACTCTATGCTCAACAatgctgttaaaaaataaagaagttgaTCAAGCTGAAGTTTTCCATTGGAAAACACGAAGATGTAGGCTTCACAACAATcccaaaacatcaaaacaatgaTGTGCTTTATTTCTACAAGTTATGTCAAAACAGCTAGGGCTGCATCCTGAAACATTAAAGAggtggtattatgtattttctataCACAATACTTGCTTTTTCTAAGCTATTGCTGACCAAGATGGTAGTTTGTCGTAATTTTTTATTAGCAGTAGGAACATAAACAATCAATCAAATAACTTTGTGATTTGAGATCATTACTCAAACACAAATTGATGATCTTCAGAAATATAATGCTTCCTTCAGGTCCTGTTTCAGGTCTgtgggggatttttttgtgcttattattttgttctttaagcCTGACACTATCTTGTTTTTTCATTCTCCACTTTGCTTTGCTTAAATTTTAAGTAAACTCAGCACAACATGTTTTCACTTTCAAAGCTGCTAAGataagtaaaaacacaaaagggaaATCACATACTAACACTAACAGGATGATGAAGCTTaagtgaaaaacagaaaagtgagaGTGTAATAAGGCATTGTACAGAAAGTTCCTGAAACGGAGGACAAGTAGTGTCAAACCTATGAAACAATGGAAAAGTTCCTGCAATTACCTGAACTCTATAATATAATCATTTTTGGGTGCAGAGAGGGTTTAAAtttctttgcatgttttgcagtaatttaagaattcataatttattaaatttattgaatttagTAATCTTTCTCCTGAAGGTGGGGAGTTGGTCAGTGGGTGGCTATAGAAATGCAACAGTTAAAGTAACTGATTGTAAGTTAACATGCTATTTATGGTAACCAATCACATTTGATACCTTTATTCATTGTGCTGTTCCTGTGCTGTAGTGCACACACAGCACACGTACAATGAAATCTTAAATAAATTGCGAACAATTATGcaagtgaaaaattaaaactctATTGACACACACTGAATTATGAAATTATGCATTATATTGTATTGATGACACGTCTGAAGAATGCTttgatatttctatttattatttagtgtgcttgtttatgattttatttaaataatcccATGTGGAAACATATaacaatttgtttcttttctggaTTGGGACACTCATAGCAACATGCttaacattaatttaatattcatttgtgtaaaaaaatgttttgaaaggtTTCTGGACTTGGCTAAGTTTATAATGTTCCGTGACCCAAACCACACCTTTActgtaaatcatttttgttcaaacaaaaaaatactggcaaaaatgaaacacatcaCACTTTTGGCAGCTTCGACATTTTTATGAatcatattttacatgttttgtcAGTGGTGGTACAAATTTGAACAGCCATCAtttgttagttttcttttctaattacGCAATCCTTACCATAGATTTTCACCTTGCATCAAAATCCAATATCAATTCAgcacagggttttttttttctcagggcAGAGAGacgtgattaaaaaaaaaggtgggatGAAGTGGAgcatcaaaagaaaaactggagctaagcataaaaactaaagaaaagcaaaaataattctggGAAGTCATGATTTGATGCGAGTTTCATTTTTCACTAGCAGGTTTCATCTACATGAACTCGTTGAGGAAGCTGTTTACTGTTCCCTCGGGGGTGTCTTCCACAGGCTTTTCGAGACAAATAGAGGGCACCACAAGGAGGTCAGGATCCTTGATTTCCAGTTCGACATCCATGttgctgtgaagaaaaaaaaaaaaaaaaagcatgaaatttACAGGGAAATTTGGCAACGTTACCCATTACATCCTGTTTCTACATGCCCAAAAGAACCACCTAAAACTAACCTGAAGAAGAATGATGTGGTTTCAGTGAAATAGAAAGTGGATACTGGCAAACATCCCGTGGTTACAGACATGGAGTATGAACCTGACAGAGAAATCAGAAatcaaacttgaaaattgctgaAGTTATAAAGCCATACTGAAGTCACATCTCATAGAAACTATCCCACCTTTCATATTTGTCAGTGATCCAGTCCAGATATTGACTTTCAGTCCCTCGCCTTTAATGGAGGAACTCCCGGTGGTCACTGTACTGTGAAACTTGGCATCATCAGGAATGTCAAAAGGATGCAAGGGCATTTGAAGCTTTTTCTTCTCACAGCTATGGTTTTTGATGTCAATCTCATAGAAAATCCCCTGttgaaagcaaaaacatattCACTTGTCAGGTCATGAAACAACCTCAATGAGACATTTCTTTGGAGGGGGAAAGGGTGAAATTTATGAGCTACCTCATCGAAAAGCATCAGCAGGTCCAAATCAAGTGATGTGTCTGCCGGGTGACTCTCGTTGGAGCTGAACCTCAGTTTCTTGCCCACTGAGTCATAAGTGAATGACCCAAATGCTTTTGTTTCACCTTTCAGATTCATCTGGTTAATTTCAaagacaagaacattttaagttttttgcaTTACTGGTTAGATCTTAATCACAATAAAGATAAAGACTCACCACACTCATAAATCCAGTCATGTTGTGTGTATCTGA from Xiphophorus maculatus strain JP 163 A chromosome 11, X_maculatus-5.0-male, whole genome shotgun sequence carries:
- the LOC102225211 gene encoding ependymin-2-like → MFEVQEGAIVLGILYTSITLCARLWLYKSSCWFTDRQMCSWLLPFLPSLTLFCHRCWIRKMFATVALLVFMCLTTTTHADHHHEPCHTHNMTGFMSVMNLKGETKAFGSFTYDSVGKKLRFSSNESHPADTSLDLDLLMLFDEGIFYEIDIKNHSCEKKKLQMPLHPFDIPDDAKFHSTVTTGSSSIKGEGLKVNIWTGSLTNMKGSYSMSVTTGCLPVSTFYFTETTSFFFSNMDVELEIKDPDLLVVPSICLEKPVEDTPEGTVNSFLNEFM